The Polynucleobacter sp. MWH-UH2A DNA segment CTGCCCGCCAAAATGGTTAATCAACATCACGATATCCTGCTGTACCTCACCGCCAAGAACCCACTCAACCACTTCCATGGTTTCTTCATCGGTCACACGCATCCCCTGAATGAAGGTTCCCGTTTTGCCAATCTTTTTTAGAGCCTCATCAATTTGTGGGCCACCACCATGAACCACAACAGGATTCATGCCAACCAATTTCAACAAGATCACATCACGCGCAAAACTTTCTTTCAAGCGCTCTTCGACCATGGCATTTCCACCGTACTTAATAACGATAGTTTTGCCGTGATACGCACGAATGTAAGGCAATGCCTCAGCAAGAATCTCCGCCTTTAATAAAGGCGAGATATCACTAATAGATGTCAAATGCTTAGTCATTACAAATGGTATTTATTCGCCAAATAATTTTTGACGGAGTTCGCGACGCTCTTGCGCCTCAAGAGATAAATTGGCTGTAGGCCTTGCAATTAAACGGTTCAAGCCGATTGGCTCACCTGTTTCTTCACACCAACCATAATCACCAGACTCAATTCGGCCAAGCGCTTGCTCAACTTTTTTCAATAGCTTGCGCTCACGATCACGAGTGCGCAATTCCAATGCATGTTCTTCTTCAATCGTGGCACGATCGGCTGGATCTGGAACCAAAATATTTTCGCGGAGATGTTCAGTTGTCTCAGACGCATTTTTCAAAATGTCATCTTTTAAAGTCAACAACTTTTGACGGAAAAAATCTAACTGGGCAGCATTCATGTAATCCTTATCGGACATCTTGAGCAATTCAGCCTCAGTCAAAGGTACACCCTTCGCTGCTTTTGTGCTAGTCGCTTTGCTGCTTGCTTTTGCAGCACTTGCAGGTTTTGTTGCTGTTTTTACCGTCATCTCATTCTTTCTTAGATTTGAAGCATTATTGCCTCATTCTGCCAAACTTTTGCCGCTGCCAGCCAATATTCTTCAAGCTTTCACAAACTTGGCCGTGGCGGCGGATTGTACCCGAATCTTGCTAGACCAAACATCCCTCAAGCCCAGCCAGTAGGGTGTCCTTAGGCAAATCAATGCCTATGAAGACCATGCGGGTTTGTTTGGGCTCAGACCCCCAGGGACCAGCTAAATCGCTGCCCATCATTTGATGCACCCCCTGAAACACCACTTTTCGGCCACTTCCTTTGACATAAAGCACGCCCTTGTAACGTAGCATCTTCTCACCAAAGACCTCCAAAATGCCCCCCAGGAAATCTTCCAATTTTTTATGGTCAAAGGGTTTATCACTACGAAAAACAAAAGACTGAATGCGATCTGTATGCCCCGCATGACCATGATGGTGATCATGGTCATGATCATGTCCGCAATTGCTGTGATCGTGATCATGGGAATGGTCGTGACCGCAGTGCGCATGATCATGATCGTCTTGCTCTAAAAAATGAGGGTCAATATCTAGCTTCGCATTTAAGTTGAAGCCCTTAAGATCCAAAACGGCATTTAATGGCACCACGCCTTTAGAGATTGCACTGATGGGCGCCCTTGGATTCATGTGCATTAAACGGCCACGAAGCGCCTCAACTTCAGATGCCGTTACCAAGTCAGTTTTAGTAATAAAAATTTGATCTGCGAAACCTACTTGCCGCTGGGCTTCCTCGTGCTCAGTCAATTGCTGCTGGCCATGCTTAGCGTCGACCAGCGTCACTACAGCATCCAATACATAGTGGTCTGCAACATCATCATCCATAAAGAATGTTTGCGCCACAGGGCCTGGGTTAGCCACTCCAGTGGTCTCAATGACGACGCGATCAAACTGAATCTTTTTATCTTTTCGCTGTTCCCATAAGGAGTTTAAAGCCTCAACTAAATCGCCGCGAATGGTGCAACAAATGCAACCATTACTCATTTGCACAATGTTCTCTTCGTGATCCTGAACCAGAATATCGTTATCGATATTTTCTTCGCCAAACTCATTCTCGATCACCGCAATTTTTTTGCCATGATCTTCAGTCAGAATGTGTTTCAACAAAGTGGTTTTGCCGCTTCCTAAAAAGCCGGTCAATATGGTTACTGGAATTAATGCCATGAATGATCCAATCAAAATCTAAAAATCTCTTTGGGTATTGGTATTGCGACC contains these protein-coding regions:
- a CDS encoding GTP-binding protein, whose translation is MALIPVTILTGFLGSGKTTLLKHILTEDHGKKIAVIENEFGEENIDNDILVQDHEENIVQMSNGCICCTIRGDLVEALNSLWEQRKDKKIQFDRVVIETTGVANPGPVAQTFFMDDDVADHYVLDAVVTLVDAKHGQQQLTEHEEAQRQVGFADQIFITKTDLVTASEVEALRGRLMHMNPRAPISAISKGVVPLNAVLDLKGFNLNAKLDIDPHFLEQDDHDHAHCGHDHSHDHDHSNCGHDHDHDHHHGHAGHTDRIQSFVFRSDKPFDHKKLEDFLGGILEVFGEKMLRYKGVLYVKGSGRKVVFQGVHQMMGSDLAGPWGSEPKQTRMVFIGIDLPKDTLLAGLEGCLV
- the dksA gene encoding RNA polymerase-binding protein DksA gives rise to the protein MSDKDYMNAAQLDFFRQKLLTLKDDILKNASETTEHLRENILVPDPADRATIEEEHALELRTRDRERKLLKKVEQALGRIESGDYGWCEETGEPIGLNRLIARPTANLSLEAQERRELRQKLFGE